In Pseudomonas glycinae, the DNA window ACACCCCGGCGATGGTTTCGCAGCTGTGCGGGATCAGCGTCGAGCAGTTGCAGCAATGCGCCGAGTGGATCGGCACCGCGCCGAGTTTCCTGTCGCTGTGGTGCATGGGCCTGAACCAGTCCACCGCCGGCAGTGCGAAGAACAGCGCGCTGATCAATCTGCATCTGGCCACCGGGCAAATCGGCCGGCCGGGTGCAGGACCTTTCTCCCTGACCGGTCAGCCCAATGCCATGGGCGGGCGCGAAACCGGCAGCCTTTCCAATCTGTTACCAGGCCATCGTGAAGTCGCCAATCCAGAGCATCGCGCAGAAGTCGCGGCGTATTGGGGTGTGGATAAGCTGCCGGAAAACACCGGGCTCAGCGCCATCGAACTGTTTGAACAAGTGCGCAGCGGCAAGATCAAGGCGTTGTGGATTGCCTGCACAAATCCCGCGCAATCGATGCCGGACCAGACCGCTGTGCGCGCCGCGCTGGAGGCTTGTCCGTTCGTGGTTTTGCAGGAGGCATTCCGTACCACCGAAACCGCAGCGTTTGCCGATCTGCTGTTGCCGGCGGCCAGTTGGGGCGAGAAGGAAGGTTCGGTGACCAACTCCGAACGGCGGATTTCCCACGTTCGCCAGGCCATTGCCGCACCGGGTGAAGCACGACCGGACTGGGCGATTACCGTTGATTTCGCACAGCGTCTGGAGAAACGTCTGCGCCCGCAGCAGCCGGGGCTGTTTGCGTTCGAACAACCGGCGCAGCTGTTTGACGAGTACAAACAACTGACCCGGGGACGCGATCTGGATTTGTCCGGGATCAGCCATGTGTTGATTGATGAACTGGGGCCACAGCAATGGCCCTTCCCCGCTGGCGCTCGCCAAGGTACAGCCCGGCTGTATGGCGACGGTATCTTTCCTACAGCGAACGGGCGCGCGCAGTTCGTTGCCGATCCCTATCGCGCCGCCAAGGAACAGCGCGACGCGCGCTTTCCCCTGACCCTGATCACCGGTCGCCTGCGTGATCAATGGCACGGTATGAGCCGCACCGGCACGGCGGCGCAGTTATTCGGTCATGTCAGCGAAGCCGTGTTGAGCCTGCATCCTGACGAAATGCGCCGTCACCGCTTGCAATCGGGGGATCTGGTGAATCTGAAAAGTCGTCGGGGCGCAGTGATTGTGGCGGTCGCCAGCGATGACAGCGTGCGTCCGGGCCAGGCGTTTCTGCCGATGCACTGGGGTGATCGTTTCCTCAAGGGCGGCGTGAACAGCCTGACCCTGCCCGCCTTCGATCCTTTGTCGAAACAGCCGGAACTCAAGCACAGCGGTGTACGACTGGAACCGGTGAATTTGCCATGGCAACTGTTCGCACTGATCGAGGGCGATGTTCAACGGCATTTCGAGGCGCTTCGACCGCTCTGTGAGGCGTTTTCCTACGCAAGTCTCAGCCTTGTCGGACGTGAACGGCCTGCGCTGCTGATACGCGCAGCCAGCGCCGTGGCGCCGGAGCCGCAATTGCTGCGTGAAATCGACCAGTGCCTGGCACTGATCGACGGGCCGGTGCTGGCTTATGACGATCCTCGTCGCGCCATCGGTAAACGGGTGCGCATCGAAAACGGGCGCATCACTGCGATCCGCCTCGCTGGCGAAACCCTCGCTCAGCACTGGTTGCAAGGCCTGTGGCTGGAAGGTCGTGCCGACGAACAACTGCGGCGCTGGCTGCTGGCACCGATGAGTGCACCGCCGGGCAATGCCGGCGCGCAGGTTGTGGCGGACAAAACCCTGTGCAACTGCAAGAACGTCAGCCACAGCGCGGTCTGCGCCGGTATCCGTGAAGGCCTGGATCTGCAGGGTTTGAAAAATACATTGGGATGCGGCACGCAATGCGGCTCCTGCGTCCCGGAAATCAAGCGTTTGCTGACCGCCGAAGTGCGTCCGGTCGCCGTCATCTGAAGAGGAAAACACCATGAACGCGAAAGTCTGGCTGGTGGGCGCGGGCCCCGGTGATCCTGAACTGCTGACGTTAAAAGCCGTACGTGCCTTGCGCGAGGCCGAGGTGGTACTGATCGACGATCTGGTCAATGAGGCGGTACTTGAGCACTGCCCTGCTGCACGGATCATCGCGGTCGGCAAACGCGGTGGCTGTCGTTCGACGCCCCAGGCGTTCATCCATCGGCTGATGCTGCGTTATGCCCGTCAGGGCAAATGCGTGGTGCGGCTCAAGGGCGGCGATCCGTGCATTTTCGGGCGTGGGGGTGAGGAAGCACAGTGGTTGCGCGAGCGCGGTGTCGAGGTGGAACTAGTCAATGGCATCACCGCCGGACTGGCCGGCGCGACCCAGTGTGATATTCCGCTGACATTGCGCGGCGTCGCACGGGGCGTGACGCTGGTCACGGCCCACACCCAGGACGACAGCCAGTTGAACTGGCGGGCGCTGGCGCAAGGCGGGACGACGCTGGTGATCTACATGGGAGTGGCGAAGCTCGGCGAGATTCGCGAGCAACTGCTGGCAGGCGGTATGGCGGCGGATACGCCGGTGGCGATGATCGAGAATGCCTCGTTGCCAGGGCAGCGCGAATGCCGCAGTGATCTGACAGCGATGGAAGACGATGCCCTTGGTTTCCAGCTCAAGAGTCCTGCGATTCTGGTCATAGGCGCCGTTGCAGCGGCTGCGACCCAGGTCGATTCGATTGGCTGGGCAGCCGATCGACTGGCCTGACAACTCCGGTTTCACCAAATCGCAGGCAAAGAAAAGCCCGGCATAAGCCGGGCTTTTCTCGGAGCGGCAGCTAATTACTTAGCTTGAGCTTCAACCTGCGCTTCTACGCGACGGTTAACAGCACGGCCAGCTTCAGTTTTGTTGTCTGCAACTGGACGGGATTCGCCGTAGCCAACAGAGTTGACGCGGGACGATTCAACACCGTACTGGTTGGTCAGAACTTGCTTAACGGCGTTTGCACGACGCTCGGACAGTTTCTGGTTGTAAGCGTCAGGACCGACGGAGTCAGTGTGACCTTCAACAGTAGTGGTGGTGGATGGGTACTGCTTCATGAAGTCAGCCAGGTTTTTGATGTCGCCGTAGCTGTTTGGCTTCACAACCGACTTGTCGAAGTCGAACTTCACGTCCAGCTCAACACGAACAACTTCAGCAACTGCTGGGCAGCCATCAGCGTCAACAGTTACGTTGGCTGGGGTGTCCGGGCACTTGTCAACGTTGTCGCACACGCCGTCGTTGTCGCTGTCGGAGCAGACTTCAGCTGGTGCTGGAACTGGAGCAGCAGCTGGCTTGGAGCCGCCACCGAAGTTCACACCGATACCGACGCTAGGAGCCCACTCGGTGTCGCCCTGGTCGATGTTGTACTGAGCTTCAACGCCAGCACGGGCGTAGAAGTTGTCGGTGAAGTACAGCTTGGCACCGGCGCCCAGGTTGGCGAAGGTGGAACGGTTGCGACCGTTCGAACCGTTCTGGTCGATGCTCTGGTCAGAGAAACCGGCCGAAACGTATGGACGCAGCATGTCGCCTGGGTTGTTGAAGTGGTACAGAGCGTCCAGAGCGGTGTTGGCGCCCTTGACGTTCTTGCCATCGTCGGCACGCACGTTGTGCACTTCGTCGTAGCCCAGACGCAGTTCAACGTCGTCGGTCAGGAAGTAACCGATCGAACCGCCGAACAGGTTGCCGTTGTTCTTGAAGTTACGAGCGCTGTCGAATTGTTCTTTCTTTGCGAAGCCTTCGATTTCAACTGCGCCTTGGCCTTGTGCCAGAGCGCCGAAAGAAGTGGCGGCAATCAAAGAACCAATGGCCAAGCCCAAGGTGTTTTTCAGTTTCATCCGTTAAATCCCCATCTGGTGATTGTGAAGCAGTCCCGCAAACCGGGGGACAACTCGGCGGCAAGTCTATCAGAACTTGCCTACACGTAAGAGATATTTGCGCCGAACTAAGTTTCAGCAATGCCTGCAAATTTCTCACGCAATTTATCAAGAGCGCGTTTGTAACGCATTTTTGTCGCACTCAAACCCATGTGCATGATGTCTGCGATCTCCTGGAACTCCAGCTCTGCGACAAATCGTAGCACCAGAATTTCCCGGTCAATCGGGTTCACATACACCAGCCAGCGATCCAGTCCGCCCTTCTCCTCGGGTTTCGGCGCCTTTTCTTCGGACGCTTCCTCAAGGGGGTCAAGACTCAGTGCGTCCATCAAGCGACGCTTTCGCCGTTCCTTCCGATACTGTGTGATGCATTCGTTGTAGGTGATGCTGTACAGCCATGTCTTGAACTTCGATTTCCCCTCGAAGTTCTTCAGCCCGTACAGCACCTTCAACATCACTTCCTGACAGACATCGTCTGCATCGCGATCGTTCCCAAGATATCGTGCGCACACGTTAAATAATGTCCGCTGGTAACGCCGCATCAGTTCTTCATACGCACGCGTCACGTGAAAAAGCTCGGTATGCGAGCGCGCGACCAACTCCTCATCAGAGAGCTCGCGGGGGTCGTAGCGCGTGGATAGCGTTTGGGCTTTATTCAAAACAAGTCGTGCCGACAGTCAGGTCAATGTCCACCGCAGCCAGCGATGGCTGGCATTTTGCGGCGGCATACATTAGCAGGGTTTGCCGGGTTAGCGGCTACTCACATGCTGCTCCAGCAGGATCCGATTGGAGAGAGAGACTAGCTCACCCTCATCGGTCAGCAATGTGGTCTTAACCGTGCCGATCTCTTCAATCTGGCCTTCGACCTCGCCAATACGCACTTGTTGCCCAACCTGATACAACTCACGCACATAGATTCCCGCAAGAATCTGACCGGCAATTTCCCGGCTTCCCAACCCCATGGCCAACGCAACCGCCAGACCAACGGTAATCAATACGATCACGATCACATGGTTCAGCAGGTCGGTCTTGACCTCCAGCTGACTGATCGCGACCGAAATGCTGATGATGATCACCAGGCCCTGGGCAATTCGCCCAAGGCCGGAAGCGTAGTCCAGGCCTACGCCTTCTGCCGCCCCGCGAACCAGGCCATTGGCCAGTTGCGCGAGCAGGACACCGACCAGTAACACAAGCGCCGCACCGAATACCTTCGGCAGATACAGCGCGAGCATGTCAAGCGTAGCTGAAACTCGCTCAAGTCCAAGGGATTCTGCTGCCGAAACCAGAAAAATCAGCAGAACGAACCAATAGACGATTTTACCGATCAACGTGGAGATCGGCACTTGCAGCCCCGCGCGGGACATCAATTTGGTCAGGCCGGTGCCGCCCATCAGGCGATCAAGCCCCAGTTTGGCCAGCAATTTGGACAGCAAGGTGTCCAGCAGCTTGGCCACGACAAAACCCAACAGCAGCACAACCAGTGCGCCGAACAGGTTCGGAATGAAATTAGCGACTTTGGTCCACAACGCAGTCATTGCAGTGACGAGGCTCTGAGTCCAGAGATCAAGTTCCATATTCAATCAGCCTTATCAGCAGTGCGAGCGGTAGGTTTACGGAGACGGGAGACCGGCGCGACATGGGCCGAGCCGTTATTCAGGGCGATCATCAGCGCGGGCAGCCAGCGGCCCAGCAGGCTGAACAGATCGCCGGCGCCAACCTGGCGGTTGGCGGTTTTGAGTACGCGGCCCAGACAGGCATCGTCGTCGCGGCTGGACGGCGAGGCGTTGAGCATGTCGCGCAAAGACTGTTCAAACGGATCGTGCATACGCACCTCTCGTGATGTCTGTGAAAGACGCGGGCAAATTTGGTCGGGTCACATGGCGCATCGTCAGACCCAGCGCAATCGGCGGAACAACCACCATTGTCCGAACGCCAGGGCGAGCACCGTCAGGCAAGCGATCAGGAAACCATAAGGGCTGCTCGAGAACGGAATGCCGCCGACATTGATGCCCAGCAGACCGGTAATAAAACTCATCGGCAAGAAGATGCAGGTGATGATGCCGAAACGATACATCGTGCGATTCATGTGCACGCTCAAGCGCCGGTCTTCGGCCTCCAGCACAAGGCCCACGCGCTCTCGAGTCAATTCGAGCTCTTCGAGATAACGGGTCAGGCTGTTGTTCAATTCGTTCCAGTAGTCGGCATCGTCATCAACGAACCACGGCAGTTTTATCCGCGTCAGCTGTCCGAAAATATCCCGCTGCGGTGCCAGAAAACGCTTCAGTCCGGCGGCCCGGCGACGGATGTGCAAAATGGCGCCGTGCTCGGGGGTATACCGTTCGTCGGCATCCAGTTTTTCTTCCTCTTCATCGACCACTTCGGAGAGGCAAGTCACCAGATCCTGCACCTTGTTGGTGAGGAATTGCGCCAGATACAGCATCAATTCGGACGAGGTTTTCGGCCCCTTGCCCTCGCCCAGCATCACCAGCAACTCGTCAGTGGCGCGCAAGGGACGCAAGCGCAAGGAAATCACCCGCTGGGCGGAGGCAAAAATCCGCACCGACACCATGTCTTCCGGCTCGGCACCGGGGTTGAGATTGACCCCGCGCAAAAACAGCAGCAGCTCGGAATCCGGCAGCGGCAACAGGCGTGGGCGGGTGTTTTCTTCCAACAGCAGATCACAGGTGAACTCGTTAAGCCCACTGGATTTGCGCAGCCAGGTCTGGGTCTGCGGGTGACTGCGATCCCAGTGCAGCCACAGGCTTTCATGAGCCTGCAGCTGCAGATCGTCGAGATCAGTCCGGGCTATCGAACGCGCACCGCCTTTACCGTCCAGCACCAGGGCATGCACCAGCCCCCATTGCGCGTTTTCTTCCTCGAACATCCTCACCCCTGTGATTACCGCGATTTATTCAGGCATTTTCAGCGGACTTAGCGAGATGATCACGCCATTGTTGTCCGCATAGATGTACTGACCGGGATGGAAGGTCACACCCGCGAAGGTCACCGGCACGTTGAGGTCGCCGAGACCGCGTTTTTCAGTCTTTTTCGGATGGCTGGCCAGGGCCTGCACGCCAAGATCGGTCTGGGCGATGACGTCCACATCACGGATGCAGCCGTAGATGACCAGCCCTTCCCAACCGTTTTTCGCGGCTTTCTCGGCGATCATGTCGCCCAGCAGTGCGCAGCGCAGCGAGCCACCGCCATCGACCACCAGCACCTTGCCGTTGCCCTTGAGCTCGGCTTGTTCCTTGACCAGCGAGTTGTCTTCGAAACATTTGATGGTCACGATTTCGCCACCGAACGAATCACGGCCGCCGAAATTGCTGAACATCGGTTCCAGCACCTGAACCAGCTCCGGATAGGCGTCGCACAGGTCAGGCGTAAGGTAATGGTTCATCGAAAAACTCCTGTAACAAGGAAGACGATCAAGGATGTCGCACTCTTTTGAAACGAGTTCCGGCGGTCGCTGTTTACCTTAGCCCATGTCATGGTCGCTGAACGAACCTGAACACAGGCTGAAACGTAATAGCGAAACAGTCACTAAATATGACCAGAACCGTCCAATGCGTCATATCTTAGCCGCAAGCCGACGCGAACGAAATGCCCTTTTCAGGGCGCCGAGCTCAGACCGCTGCCGCCAGATCCGGCTTCTCGCCAAGCAATGGCGTGTGCTGATCTGCCAGCCAGCGCGCCACCAGCGGCCAGACCTCAGCCTGCGCCGCCTTGCTGACCAGCATCTCGACATGACCGAACTGATCGTTGAAGCCCTGCTCTCGGCCCAGATTGATGAACTGCTTGTGCTCGGAGCCAATCTGTTCGAACAGCTTCCGGCAGGCCCAGGCCGGATCCTGATGATCCCCCGCCGCGCTCACTGCCAGCACCGGCACCTGCACATCGGCAAGACCTGCCCACCAATCCTTGTCCTTGTCGCCGAAACGGCCGAACAGCCCGTACCAGCGCATGCTTTCCAGCGCCAGACCGATTGGCTCGTCCTCGGGGCCGCGCTTGAGCCGCGAGCCGGACAACTGGGCAAAACGCTTGAGAATGAAGCGCCCGCTCCATTCCACCGGCGGAATCTTCAACGGCCAGTAGGTGCGGCTGACCTGGGTGCCGAAAAACGCCGCCGACGCCACCGCAGGCTCACCGAGGTACTCGCCGCCCAACGCGGCTGCCAGCGTGATGCCACCCAGCGAGTGGCCGATCCAGTGCGGAATCTGCCCGCTCTGCTCACGGACGAACGCAGCAATCGCCGGCAAATCGTAACGGGCATAGTCGGCGACGCGGTTGCGGCGGTAGTCCTCGTTGCGCTGGGACAGACCGTGACCGCGCATTTCCGGGATCCACACATCGAAGCCCAGCCGCGTCAGATAGGCGCCCAGGCCCAGGCCTTTTGGCGAAAACCAGAAGCGCCGGTTGGAAAAACTGCCGTGCAGCAAGATCACCGGCACGCCGCGCGACGCCGGCTCATCGGCCATGCCGAGACGGGTCACCGCGATTTCCACGGACCAGTCAGGGCTGTTGCCCGGTTTCAAACGGTAAACGTCTTCGCTCAGATCACCGCGTCGCTCGGCGCTGATCAGGGCGACAGGAAATAGGTTGCTGCTGCTTTGCATAATGCTCTTGCACAAAAAAGGGCGGCATCCGGAGAGCTCGCCCTACTTCAATCTTAAAGCCCCGGCCCGGTTCAACGGGCCGAGGCTTCATTCACGGCTTATTCCGCCGCCTGGCCTTCGGCAAGGAAGAACCAGGTTTCCAGCACGGTGTCCGGGTTCAGCGACACGCTTTCGATGCCCTGCTCCATCAGCCACTTGGCCAGGTCCGGGTGGTCCGAAGGACCCTGACCGCAGATGCCGATGTACTTGCCGGCCTTGTTGCACGCAGCAATCGCGTTGGCCAGCAGCTTCTTGACCGCCGGATTACGCTCGTCGAACAGGTGCGCGATGATCCCGGAGTCACGGTCCAGACCCAGTGTCAGCTGAGTCAGGTCGTTGGAGCCGATCGAGAAACCGTCGAAAAAATCGAGGAATTCTTCCGCCAGGATCGCGTTGGACGGCAGTTCGCACATCATGATTACGCGCAGACCGTTGTCGCCACGCTTGAGGCCATTCTCGGCAAGCAGATCCACCACCTGGCTGGCTTCGCCGAGGGTGCGGACGAACGGCACCATGATTTCGACGTTGGTCAGGCCCATCTCGTTGCGTACGCGTTTCAGCGCACGGCACTCGAGTTCGAAGCAGTCACGGAACGATTCGCTGATGTAACGCGAAGCGCCACGGAAGCCCAGCATCGGGTTTTCTTCTTCCGGCTCGTACAGTTTGCCGCCGATCAGGTTGGCGTATTCGTTGGACTTGAAGTCCGACAGACGCACGATGACCTTCTTCGGTGCGAACGCAGCGGCCAGGGTGCTGATGCCTTCAACCAGTTTCTCGACATAGAAACCGACCGGATCGTCGTAACCGGCGATGCGCTTGTCGACGCTTTCCTTGATGTCCTGCGGCAGACCGTCGTAGTTCAACAGCGCTTTGGGGTGCACGCCGATCATGCGGTTGATGATGAACTCCAGACGGGCCAGGCCCACACCGGCGTTCGGCAGCTGCGCGAAGTCAAAGGCGCGGTCCGGGTTGCCGACGTTCATCATGATCTTGAACGGCAGCTCCGGCATGGCGTCCACGGAGTTTTTCTTGATGTCGAAGCCCAGCTCGCCTTCGAAGATGTAACCGGTATCGCCTTCGGCACAGGACACGGTCACGCCCTGGCCATCCTTCAGCAGTTGGGTGGCGTTACCGCAACCCACGACCGCAGGAATTCCCAGCTCACGGGCGATGATCGCCGCGTGGCAGGTACGGCCACCACGGTTGGTGACGATGGCGCTGGCGCGCTTCATGACCGGCTCCCAGTCCGGGTCGGTCATGTCGGAGACCAGCACGTCGCCCGGCTGGACCTTGTCCATCTCGGAGACGTCCTTGATGATCCGCACCTTGCCGGCGCCGATGCGCTGGCCGATGGCACGGCCTTCCACCAGCACGGTGCCGGTTTCTTTCAGCAGGTAACGCTCCATGACGTTGGCCTGGGTGCGACTTTTCACGGTTTCCGGACGGGCCTGCACGATGTACAGCTTGCCGTCGTCACCGTCCTTGGCCCACTCGATGTCCATCGGGCAGCCATAATGCTTCTCGATGATCATCGCCTGTTTGGCCAGCTCGCTGACTTCAGCGTCCGTCAGGCAGAAGCGCGCGCGCTCGGCCTTGTCGACATCAACGGTTTTCACGGAACGACCGGCCTTGGCCTCGTCGCCGTAGATCATCTTGATGGCCTTGCTGCCCAGGTTGCGGCGCAGGATCGCCGGGCGACCGGCCTCCAGCGTGCCCTTGTGGACATAGAATTCGTCCGGGTTCACCGCGCCTTGTACGACGGTTTCGCCCAGGCCGTAGGCGCCGGTGATGAACACCACGTCACGGAAGCCGGATTCGGTATCGAGGGTGAACATCACGCCGGCGGTGCCGGTTTCCGAACGCACCATGCGCTGCACGCCGGCCGACAGGGCAACCAGCTTGTGGTCGAAGCCCTGGTGTACGCGGTAGGAAATGGCGCGGTCGTTGAACAGGGAAGCGAACACTTCCTTGGCCGCGCGGATGACGTTTTCCACGCCACGGATGTTCAGGAAGGTTTCCTGCTGACCGGCGAACGAAGCGTCCGGCAAGTCTTCGGCGGTGGCGGAGGAACGCACGGCCACGGCCACGTCAGGATTACCGGCCGACAGCGCGGCGAACGCGGTGCGGATCTCGGTGTTCAGTTTTTCAGGGAATTCGGCTTCCATGATCCATTGGCGGATCTGGGCGCCGGTCTTGGCCAGGGCATTGACGTCATCGACGTCCAGCGCATCGAGGGCCTTGTGGATCTGATCGTTCAGGCCGCTCAGTTCCAGGAAGTCGCGATAGGCTTGCGCCGTGGTGGCGAACCCGCCGGGGACCGAAACACCGGCACCGGCCAGGTTACTGATCATCTCGCCCAGGGATGCGTTCTTGCCCCCCACATGCTCAACATCGTGTTTGCCGAGCTTATCGAGGGAAACTACGTACTCTACCAAGGTGATCTCTCCACTAACTGTGTTGGAAAAGCTCAGAAACCGGCGGCTCGGGGGAGCGTTGGCCGGCTGTATGGCCTGGACCTGGAAAATAAGTGAGAATGCGGGCCAATGGCGGCCGGCAAATCGCGCCTATCATATCCAGAAATGCTCATTAGCTTAAGGCCCAAGGTGCAAATGAAACGATCTGCTTTCTTTATCTCCGATGGCACCGGTATCACCGCCGAAACCCTGGGTCAAAGCCTTCTGGCGCAGTTCGAAAACATTACCTTCAGCAAATTCACGCGACCGTACATCGACAGCGTTGAAAAAGCGCGGGCCATGGTACAACAAATCAACAAAGCCGCTGAAACCGACGGTTTCCGGCCGATCATCTTCGACACCATCGTCAACCAGGACATCCGTGAGATTCTCGCAACCTCCAATGGTTTCATGATCGACATTTTCTCGACGTTCCTCGCTCCGCTCGAACAGGAACTGACCGAGCATTCTTCCTACACCGTCGGCAAATCCCACTCCATCGGCCACAACTCCAATTACATGGAGCGGATCGAGGCGGTGAACTTCGCCCTCGACAACGACGACGGCGCCCGCACGCACTATTACGACAAGGCCGACCTGATACTAGTGGGCGTGTCGCGTTGTGGTAAGACACCGACGTGCCTGTACATGGCGATGCAATTCGGCATCCGCGCAGCCAACTATCCGCTGACCGAGGACGACATGGAGCGCCTGCAACTGCCGGCCGCCCTGCGTGCTCACCAGCACAAGCTGTTCGGCCTGACCATCGACCCGGACCGCCTTACCGCGATCCGCAACGAACGCAAGCCCAACAGCCGCTATTCGAGCTACGCCCAGTGCGAGTTCGAAGTGCGCGAAGTGGAAAACCTGTTCCGCCGCGAGAACATCCCGCACATCAACTCCACGCATTTTTCAGTGGAAGAGATTTCCGCGAAGATCCTCGTGGAAAAAGGTGTGGAGCGGCGTTTCAAATAGATTTGTAGCGCCCTTGCAGCCGCCATCGCTGGCAAGCCAGCTCCCACAGGATTTTGTGGTGTACGCAGATTTTGCATTCACAACAAAACCCTGTGGGAGCGTGGCTTGCCCGCGATGAACGATAACGCGGTCCCTCAGATAACAAACCAATCGACAAACCGGTTCACCGGCGTGGCTTCAAGCCGCGCCTGATCCTTGCACAACGCCAGAATCTCCCCGCTGCGCTGCCCGGTGAAACGGGTGGCCAGATTTGCCCGGAATTTGTCCTCCAGCAACGGAATGCCCTCGGCG includes these proteins:
- the ppsA gene encoding phosphoenolpyruvate synthase, with translation MVEYVVSLDKLGKHDVEHVGGKNASLGEMISNLAGAGVSVPGGFATTAQAYRDFLELSGLNDQIHKALDALDVDDVNALAKTGAQIRQWIMEAEFPEKLNTEIRTAFAALSAGNPDVAVAVRSSATAEDLPDASFAGQQETFLNIRGVENVIRAAKEVFASLFNDRAISYRVHQGFDHKLVALSAGVQRMVRSETGTAGVMFTLDTESGFRDVVFITGAYGLGETVVQGAVNPDEFYVHKGTLEAGRPAILRRNLGSKAIKMIYGDEAKAGRSVKTVDVDKAERARFCLTDAEVSELAKQAMIIEKHYGCPMDIEWAKDGDDGKLYIVQARPETVKSRTQANVMERYLLKETGTVLVEGRAIGQRIGAGKVRIIKDVSEMDKVQPGDVLVSDMTDPDWEPVMKRASAIVTNRGGRTCHAAIIARELGIPAVVGCGNATQLLKDGQGVTVSCAEGDTGYIFEGELGFDIKKNSVDAMPELPFKIMMNVGNPDRAFDFAQLPNAGVGLARLEFIINRMIGVHPKALLNYDGLPQDIKESVDKRIAGYDDPVGFYVEKLVEGISTLAAAFAPKKVIVRLSDFKSNEYANLIGGKLYEPEEENPMLGFRGASRYISESFRDCFELECRALKRVRNEMGLTNVEIMVPFVRTLGEASQVVDLLAENGLKRGDNGLRVIMMCELPSNAILAEEFLDFFDGFSIGSNDLTQLTLGLDRDSGIIAHLFDERNPAVKKLLANAIAACNKAGKYIGICGQGPSDHPDLAKWLMEQGIESVSLNPDTVLETWFFLAEGQAAE
- a CDS encoding pyruvate, water dikinase regulatory protein, with the translated sequence MKRSAFFISDGTGITAETLGQSLLAQFENITFSKFTRPYIDSVEKARAMVQQINKAAETDGFRPIIFDTIVNQDIREILATSNGFMIDIFSTFLAPLEQELTEHSSYTVGKSHSIGHNSNYMERIEAVNFALDNDDGARTHYYDKADLILVGVSRCGKTPTCLYMAMQFGIRAANYPLTEDDMERLQLPAALRAHQHKLFGLTIDPDRLTAIRNERKPNSRYSSYAQCEFEVREVENLFRRENIPHINSTHFSVEEISAKILVEKGVERRFK